Proteins from one Sander lucioperca isolate FBNREF2018 chromosome 16, SLUC_FBN_1.2, whole genome shotgun sequence genomic window:
- the LOC116062340 gene encoding C-type lectin domain family 12 member B-like isoform X2, with translation MSEDIYAKPDMSKKVRYKRTVQEDKGEWEEREVEIYESTDAIRDDHIDYQSHGGGPDTERHPPAVQRKTFRAAALCLAVLCFLMMTGIILLSVYFTLLQTRYDQLSNNNSQLQVKVSDISVNYSQLQPRYKVLQTRYDQLSNNNSQLQSSYETLSVNHSKLQDEVKQLKDRTEDISCPDGWTRFGCSCYFKSKEKKTWERGRADCKKSGADLVVINNEEKQKFVSALSKHGESWIGLWNIWTQGGYKWKLVDGSPLTKTFWASGLPTYDGYYAACCDQQGKWTQTTYYNKNKNWICEKKIL, from the exons ATGTCCGAAGATATTTATGCCAAACCAGATATGTCAAAGAAGGTGAGATACAAGAGAACTGTGCAGGAAGACAAAGGAGAGTGGGAGGAAAGGGAGGTGGAAATATACGAGAGCACAGACGCTATCAGAGATGATCACATTGATTATCAGTCACATGGAGGAG GACCAGACACTGAGAGACATCCTCCAGCTGTCCAAAGGAAGACTTTCAGGGCTGCAGCACTCTGTCTGGCAGTGCTCTGCTTTCTGATGATGACTGGAATCATCCTCTTATCCGTATACT TCACTTTGCTGCAGACCAGATACGACCAACTGAGCAACAACAACAGTCAGCTCCAAGTGAAAGTTTCAG ACATCTCCGTCAACTACAGTCAGTTACAGCCCAGATACAAGGTCCTGCAGACTAGATACGACCAACTGAGTAACAACAACAGTCAGTTACAGAGCAGCTACGAAACACTGAGTGTAAATCACAGTAAGTTACAGGATGAAGTAAAGCAGCTGAAGGACAGAACTGAAG ATATAAGCTGTCCTGATGGATGGACGAGATTTGGATGCAGTTGTTACTTTAAATCTAAAGAGAAGAAGACTTGGGAGAGAGGCAGAGCTGACTGTAAGAAGAGTGGAGCAGATCTGGTCGTCATAAACAACGAAGAGAAACag AAGTTTGTCTCTGCGCTGAGTAAGCATGGAGAATCCTGGATTGGTCTATGGAATATATGGACACAAGGAGGATACAAATGGAAATTGGTGGACGGATCACCGCTGACAAAAAC GTTCTGGGCATCAGGACTGCCTACCTATGACGGTTACTATGCTGCATGCTGCGATCAACAAGGAAAATGGACACAAACTAcatattataataaaaataagaacTGGATCTGTGAGAAAAAGATTCTCTGA